TCCCCACTGGCCCGGGGAGTCGCACAGCTGCGTGAGCGGAAACGTGCCCCCGGAGATGATCATCTGCGCCCGGCCGGGGGCCATGTTGCAGGATAGCGAATGGTGCGGGTAGTCGCCTGTGCCGTTGCGGCCGAGGGGGTACATCTTCACCCAGGTGAATGTTGGCATCGAGAGCACGTAGAGGTCGTCGTATCCTGCGCCGGGCACGCCGGGGACCGTTGCGCCGCCGTACATGTAGCTTGGCCAGGTGTTAGCGACGGAACTCTCTCGAGGACGTGAAAGAGCACGAACTCACATGTTGTAAGACGACTGATCCAGGGCCCACGTCACGCCCGCGCAAAAGCGCCGCCTCATCTCCGGGATCTGGCCTGAGGCTTTCTGTGTGTACCACTTGCTGCTGAGTACGTCGTAGAGGAAGATCTCGTCCATGGGCTGGCCCGTCGCCGTGCCGTTGGCGGACAGGTCCTGGATGCCCCCAAAGTAGACCAACATCCCGCCGTCTCCCGCGGGGATGTATTGCAAGCTGCCCTCGGCGCGCCGTATATTGTCAGGGCTGTAAGCTCATCAGCCCCTATCCGGGTCATGCATACTCAAGTGACTCTCGACCCACCCGGTGTTGTTGGCGAAGCTGTTCGTGTCCATGGTATACTTCACCAAGCCCGTCGTGGCCACCGGCGGGCCGGTACCCCATTGCGGAACAGAGCTGTTGCTCAGCCATCCGCCGTAGTAATAGGCCTCGCCGCGGCTGTCGACGGACACTCCCGCGCCGTAGCTTACCTTGGAGATTGAAGCTCCCGTCCGAGACGGACCGAAGGAATCCCATTGATTGTTCAGGATGTCGTAACCGTAGAGGTTGAAGGGCAAAGGAGGCTCCCCTAGATTGTGCTCGCCGCCGAACAGATAGAGTCGCTTGTTCACCGAGTCGGACCAGAGCGAGCCGCCAGAAACATTGGGGATGGAACCGTTCTTGGAGAGATTTGCGTAGAGAGGGGGCATGCCCGAGGACGCTGTTGTGGAGAGGTCCTGGTAGAGGAGCCATGTGTCTGGGCAAAGGTGTCAGGAAAGGTCTGGCCCAATAGAGCGTCCGTCCTCCACAGGTAGCGCGAGCACTCGGGAAGATAATGAGATTACAACGCACTCGTGTAATTGGAAGGGAACGACGAAAAGGGGTTCCAgttgacgaggccgccgtcgatgaaCAGCTTGTCGTCAACAACAGCTGTCTGATGTCCAAACCGCCGGCAGAAATCAGCTACAGGGTCTTGCTGCGCTGCCGTTGG
The genomic region above belongs to Colletotrichum higginsianum IMI 349063 chromosome 2, whole genome shotgun sequence and contains:
- a CDS encoding Kelch repeat protein codes for the protein MSFSAPLLTLLGLSLLTAPTAAQQDPVADFCRRFGHQTAVVDDKLFIDGGLVNWNPFSSFPSNYTNTWLLYQDLSTTASSGMPPLYANLSKNGSIPNVSGGSLWSDSVNKRLYLFGGEHNLGEPPLPFNLYGYDILNNQWDSFGPSRTGASISKVSYGAGVSVDSRGEAYYYGGWLSNSSVPQWGTGPPVATTGLVKYTMDTNSFANNTGWVESHLSMHDPDRG